One stretch of Prunus persica cultivar Lovell chromosome G1, Prunus_persica_NCBIv2, whole genome shotgun sequence DNA includes these proteins:
- the LOC18792370 gene encoding hexokinase-2, chloroplastic isoform X2: MSVAATPPAVGPFYLRRRSPSTAMSMPRFRMAVRSAAVSVTPLLTKLHNDSATPLPLLRHVADAMAADMRAGLAVDGGSDLKMILSYVDSLPSGNEEGLFYALDLGGTNFRVLRVQLGGKQERVIATEFDQQLFDFIASGLAKFAQKEGNKFHLPTGTKREIGFTFSFPVKQTSIDSGILIKWTKGFSVSGTAGKDVVACLNEAMERRGLDMRVSALINDAVGTLAGARYWDDDVMVAVILGTGTNACYVERADAIPKLQGQVSSSGRTIINTEWGAFSDGLPLTEFDREMDAASINPGEQIFEKTISGMYLGEIVRRVLVKMAEADALFGESVPEKLSTPFALRTPDICAMQQDISDDLQDVGSILYNVAGVESNLSARKIVVDVCDTVVKRGGRLAGAGIVGILQKMEEDSKGLIFGKRTVVAMDGGLYENYPQYRRYLQEAVTELLGTEISKNVVIEHSKDGSGIGAALLAAANSQYA, encoded by the exons ATGTCAGTTGCTGCCACGCCCCCAGCCGTTGGACCTTTCTACCTCAGGCGCCGATCACCTAGTACGGCCATGTCCATGCCTCGCTTTAGGATGGCCGTCCGATCTGCTGCCGTTTCTGTCACTCCGCTGTTGACCAAGCTACACAACGACTCTGCCACTCCTTTGCCCCTCCTGCGCCACGTGGCAGACGCCATGGCCGCCGACATGCGAGCCGGGCTTGCCGTGGATGGTGGGAGTGACCTCAAGATGATACTCAGCTATGTTGACAGCCTCCCAAGCGG GAATGAGGAGGGGTTGTTTTATGCACTGGATCTTGGAGGCACAAACTTCAGGGTGCTGAGGGTACAACTAGGCGGCAAACAAGAGCGTGTGATTGCCACCGAATTCGACCAG CAACTGTTTGATTTCATTGCTTCTGGGCTGGCAAAATTTGCACAAAAAGAGGGTAATAAATTCCACCTTCCAACCGGTACAAAAAGGGAGATTGGATTCACATTTTCATTTCCTGTGAAGCAGACCTCCATTGACTCTGGCATACTAATTAAGTGGACAAAGGGTTTTTCTGTTTCTGGAACG GCAGGGAAAGATGTGGTTGCTTGTTTGAATGAGGCTATGGAAAGGCGGGGACTTGATATGCGGGTGTCTGCCCTG ATTAATGATGCGGTTGGAACATTAGCTGGAGCAAGATATTGGGATGATGATGTCATGGTTGCTGTTATATTGGGTACTGGAACCAATGCTTGCTATGTTGAACGGGCAGATGCTATCCCGAAACTACAGGGTCAGGTTTCTTCTTCTGGCAGAACG ATTATTAACACTGAGTGGGGAGCATTCTCAGATGGTCTTCCTTTGACTGAATTTGATAGAGAAATGGATGCTGCTAGTATCAATCCTGGTGAGCAG atctttgagaaaacaatttCTGGAATGTATCTGGGTGAAATTGTACGAAGAGTGTTAGTGAAGATGGCTGAAGCAGATGCTTTGTTTGGTGAATCTGTCCCAGAAAAACTATCAACACCTTTTGCACTCAG GACCCCAGATATATGTGCTATGCAGCAAGATATATCTGATGACCTTCAAGATGTTGGATCAATCCTATACAATGTAGCAGGG GTTGAGTCAAATCTAAGTGCAAGAAAGATTGTGGTGGATGTATGTGACACCGTCGTGAAGCGAGGTGGGCGCTTAGCTGGTGCAGGAATAGTAGGGATACTTCAAAAGATGGAGGAGGATTCAAAAGGTCTCATCTTTGGCAAGAGGACAGTGGTGGCAATGGATGGAGGGTTGTATGAAAACTATCCTCAATACAGAAGATATTTGCAAGAGGCAGTGACAGAGCTTCTTGGGACAGAGATTTCAAAGAATGTGGTCATAGAACATTCAAAAGATGGGTCTGGCATAGGGGCTGCTCTCTTGGCTGCTGCAAATTCCCAGTATGCATAA
- the LOC18788756 gene encoding WEB family protein At1g75720 isoform X2 has protein sequence MENNNETAAAGVQVQGVRRMKRAEIDTRQPFRSVKEAVSLFGEKFLAGELYATQLKQNGAHENGHRHGPASRIGSVTAELEETKQSLQKAREESELMENCLSSLKQELERTKRELHQLKEREYEKQFVEAEIIEDVRNIVEDSDSTKFEMKTQTSDEEEGSFEFQNKRYVTFANPPSLAQVKIAQGLGVDEKLQRHPSLSLKKKKNKPFIPLIAGMFSKKKGGPQVAYP, from the exons ATGGAGAATAACAATgaaacagcagcagcaggagTGCAAGTGCAAGGTGTGAGGAGGATGAAGAGGGCGGAGATTGATACACGGCAACCATTCCGATCTGTCAAAGAAGCTGTTTCATTGTTCGGTGAAAAGTTTCTTGCAGGGGAACTCTATGCCACCCAGCTCAAACAG AATGGAGCACATGAAAATGGGCATCGGCATGGCCCTGCATCCAGAATTGGAAGCGTGACAGCGGAGCTAGAGGAGACAAAACAAAGCCTCCAAAAAGCCAGAGAAGAAAGCGAGCTCATGGAAAATTGCCTTTCATCTCTAAAACAGGAGCTTGAACGGACAAAGCGAGAGCTCCATCAGTTGAAGGAAAGGGAATATGAGAAACAGTTTGTAGAAGCGGAGATCATCGAAGACGTTAGGAATATAGTTGAAGACTCAGACTCAACcaaatttgaaatgaaaacacaaacatctgatgaggaagaaggaagctttgagtttcaaaacaaaagataTGTGACATTTGCAAATCCACCTTCCCTTGCGCAAGTAAAGATCGCACAAGGTTTAGGTGTTGATGAAAAATTGCAAAGACacccttctctttctctcaagaagaagaaaaacaagccaTTCATTCCTCTAATAGCCGGGATGTTTTCTAAGAAGAAAGGAGGCCCACAAGTAGCCTATCCTTGA
- the LOC18793073 gene encoding uncharacterized protein LOC18793073, protein MIAFHFPERTKTENTMQPRERDHSSSFIIQVGDHQQFHHHHQFDHHHHQPPKLNLSAMKLFNRFRKIIMRLLFSIPSRSATASSSSSSGATSSTPRQRNSTSCDRFFEPPKTSCSSYYSSHSHYNEAIADCIEFFNKSSSSTQEDMLDFDPQSSVMV, encoded by the coding sequence atGATAGCATTCCATTTCCCGGAGAGGACGAAAACAGAGAATACAATGcagccaagagagagagaccacaGCTCCTCCTTTATTATACAAGTAGGTGATCATCAACAattccatcaccaccaccaatttgatcatcatcatcatcaacctcCCAAATTGAACTTGTCTGCCATGAAACTCTTCAACCGCTTCCGGAAGATAATAATGAGACTCTTATTTTCTATCCCATCTCGATCAGCTACCgcgtcttcttcatcttcctcagGAGCCACGAGCAGCACCCCCAGGCAAAGGAACAGCACCAGCTGTGACAGGTTCTTTGAGCCCCCAAAGACTTCATGCAGTTCCTATTATTCATCTCATTCGCATTATAACGAGGCCATCGCTGACTGCATCGAGTTCTTTAATAAGTCCTCCTCGTCTACCCAAGAGGACATGTTGGATTTTGATCCACAATCCAGCGTTATGGTTTGA
- the LOC18788194 gene encoding uncharacterized protein LOC18788194 isoform X2: MKKRNRESASPSIPNSKKLNHAMSGIESPKRDGVNKPKPYLKQGGSDRSLRETVSGDITKDEEEVVETLYALAGLFPNNDANDNSKLDTESLDANPSALPESKETPTPAFEVGNDKSGSICPLKATEASSPSSVERLAKETDQVDSLNKSSTQSEPELPNSRKFCITSDDSVPHDLNISSVSAIVEECNEKPTANVVNFSVPSDLSLDSRKLKQPVQKESSIFGNKPETALELGKTMGSQVEVHNMVQESKKNGPVLWPGLSSNVSHGARNDSPSSSSQSPAAKIPAWLDAALSTSRASVQNVSSFGKVTNVLNGRRMWKKCAAHVYISHLIQALQNSESEDKLQPNEMRLHEGSKQVALLGANIYTKVKNGIVSASSIDISSAEKRPNEAKNGILEQKKLYQDQPECAMGSRAYPSPKQSFDFLSLSAGGGGLETNDSFSRARNGMEPSSQSQVPYIHSLMQHHTLIPLSLPQSHFSPSSCPNNPSAAQQAQLQLPPYHVNPFCGPQASPTALTKQQPQQQHLQLQQQQQRLWAAHLVAQYRPVGTTAPAVHFPSWQNGRQETMLIPCGQAVMSPSPSTLDLVGPKYAPLSQQQQQQLMAATSSFPPGRVKRQDHHLPSVYEESGGGFRAGSALPLQLLCSERL, from the exons ATGAAGAAGCGCAATCGTGAATCTGCATCTCCATCTATACCAAATTCAAAGAAGCTGAACCATGCAATGAGTGGCATCGAATCCCCAAAAAGGGACGGTGTAAATAAACCCAAACCATACTTG AAACAAGGAGGCTCAGATAGATCCCTGAGAGAAACTGTTTCTGGGGATATCACAAAAGATGAGGAAGAAGTTGTGGAGACATTGTATGCTTTGGCCGGACTGTTCCCTAACAATGATGCAAATGATAACAGTAAATTAGACACTGAATCTTTAGATGCAAATCCTTCAGCTTTGCCAGAGTCCAAAGAGACTCCGACCCCTGCATTTGAAG TTGGAAATGATAAGTCGGGTTCAATTTGCCCCTTGAAAGCTACCGAGGCCTCCAGTCCATCTAGTGTAGAAAGATTAGCTAAAGAAACTGATCAAGTTGATTCTTTGAACAAATCCAGTACTCAAAGTGAACCTGAATTACCAAACAGTAGGAAATTCTGTATAACCTCAGATGATTCAGTCCCTCATGATCTAAACATTTCGTCAGTCTCAGCGATAGTTGAAGAGTGCAATGAAAAGCCTACTGCCAATGTTGTCAACTTTTCTGTTCCATCTGATCTAAGCCTTGATAGTCG CAAGTTAAAGCAGCCTGTGCAAAAGGAGTCCTCAATTTTTGGGAacaaaccagaaactgcactgGAGCTG GGCAAAACCATGGGGAGTCAAGTTGAAGTGCATAATATGGTCCAGgagtccaagaaaaatg GTCCAGTATTGTGGCCTGGCTTGTCTTCAAATGTCTCCCATGGTGCTAGGAATGATAGTCCATCATCATCGTCGCA GTCCCCTGCTGCTAAAATTCCCGCCTGGCTGGATGCCGCCTTGTCTACTTCCAGAGCCTCAGTTCAAaatgtttcttcttttggaaAG GTTACTAATGTTCTAAATGGTAGAAGGATGTGGAAGAAGTGCGCAGCTCATGTCTACATAAGTCATTTGATTCAGGCTTTACAAAACTCCGAGAGCGAAGATAAGTTACAGCCTAATGAAATGAGACTACATGAAGGATCCAAACAAGTGGCTCTTCTTGGAGCTAATATTTATACTAAAGTTAAAAATGGGATTGTTTCGGCTAGTAGCATAGATATTTCTAGTGCTGAAAAAAGGCCAAATGAAGCTAAGAATGGTATTCTTGAGCAGAAGAAGCTCTATCAAGACCAGCCAGAGTGTGCTATGGGATCTCGGGCATACCCTTCACCAAAGCAG AGTTTTGATTTCCTGTCATTGTCAGCTGGAGGTGGTGGTTTGGAAACTAATGATAGCTTTAGTAGAGCTAGAAATGGAATGGAGCCATCATCACAATCCCAAGTTCCTTATATCCATTCTCTCATGCAGCATCACACGCTCATTCCTCTATCTTTGCCCCAGTCTCACTTCAGCCCTTCTTCCTGCCCTAACAATCCTTCAGCGGCCCAGCAG GCCCAGCTGCAGCTACCTCCATATCATGTTAACCCATTTTGTGGTCCTCAAGCAAGTCCCACAGCTTTGACAAAGCAGCAACCTCAACAGCAACATTTACAGcttcaacagcagcagcaaagGCTTTGGGCAGCTCACTTGGTGGCCCAGTACAGGCCAGTGGGAACTACGGCACCTGCAGTTCACTTTCCAAGCTGGCAAAATGGAAGGCAGGAGACTATGCTGATTCCATGCGGCCAAGCTGTTATGTCTCCTTCCCCCTCAACGCTTGACCTAGTTGGTCCTAAGTATGCACCACTGTCtcaacaacagcagcagcagctaaTGGCTGCTACTTCATCTTTTCCTCCTGGTAGGGTAAAACGACAAGACCACCATCTACCTTCTGTGTATGAGGAGTCTGGAGGTGGATTCCGTGCTGGAAGTGCACTGCCACTGCAGTTACTCTGCAGCGAGCGCCTTTAA
- the LOC18788424 gene encoding uncharacterized protein LOC18788424, whose protein sequence is MQFRKLSGCYECHMIVDPSRYPIPRSSVCVCSQCGEIFPKMDSLEHHQAIRHAVSELGVEDSGRNIVEIIFKSSWQKKDIPICKIERILKVHNTQRTIQRFEDCRDAVKNRALGTTRKNPRCAADGNELLRFHCASISCTLGARGSSSLCGSVPGCGVCTIIRHGFQGKAGGEGGKGVRTTASSGRAHDSLSCMDGRRAMLVCRVIAGRVRRIADDAPTEEDALSSLSAPGSYDSVAGFVGIYSNLEELVVYNPRAILPCFVVIYKALES, encoded by the exons ATGCAATTCAGGAAGCTCTCTGGCTGTTATGAGTGCCACATGATCGTTGACCCTAGCAG GTACCCAATTCCGAGGTCTAGTGTTTGTGTTTGCTCTCAGTGCGGAGAGATCTTCCCCAAGATGGATAGTTTGGAACATCACCAAGCAATTCGCCATGCTG TATCGGAGCTGGGAGTTGAAGATTCCGGCCGAAACATTGTGGAGATAATATTCAAATCAAGCTGGCAGAAGAAAGACATTCCCATCTGCAAGATCGAACGGATACTAAAGGTTCACAACACTCAGCGCACCATCCAACGGTTCGAGGACTGCCGGGATGCCGTGAAGAACCGTGCGCTGGGCACCACACGAAAGAACCCCAGGTGCGCAGCGGACGGGAACGAGCTGTTGCGGTTCCACTGCGCCAGCATCTCGTGCACGCTCGGCGCACGTGGCTCATCCAGCTTGTGCGGCTCCGTACCTGGCTGCGGAGTGTGCACGATCATCAGGCATGGCTTCCAAGGCAAAGCAGGAGGGGAAGGGGGCAAGGGAGTGCGGACCACTGCCAGCAGCGGTAGGGCCCACGACTCCTTGAGCTGTATGGACGGGCGTAGGGCCATGTTGGTGTGCCGTGTCATTGCTGGCAGGGTTAGGCGCATTGCGGACGATGCGCCGACGGAGGAGGATGCGTTGTCGTCCTTGTCGGCTCCTGGCTCCTACGATTCTGTAGCCGGATTCGTCGGAATATATTCAAATCTCGAGGAGCTGGTGGTTTATAATCCGAGGGCCATCCTCCCATGCTTCGTAGTCATTTACAAGGCTCTAGAGTCGTGA
- the LOC18791622 gene encoding AP-2 complex subunit sigma, which translates to MIRFILLQNRQGKTRLAKYYVPLEDSEKHKVEYEVHRLVVNRDPKFTNFVEFRTHKVIYRRYAGLFFSLCVDITDNELAYLECIHLFVEILDHFFSNVCELDLVFNFHKVYLILDEFILAGELQETSKKAIIERMGELEKLE; encoded by the exons ATG ATCCGATTCATATTGTTACAGAACCGGCAGGGAAAGACCCGTTTAGCTAAGTACTACGTTCCTCTCGAGGATTCTGAGAAGCACAAGGTCGAATATGAG GTTCATCGTTTGGTGGTCAACAGAGATCCCAAGTTCACAAATTTCGTTGAg TTCCGTACGCACAAGGTGATCTACAGGAGATATGCGGGGTTGTTTTTCTCACTGTGTGTTGATATAACAGATAATGAATTGGCATATTTAGAATGCATTCATCTATTCGTGGAGATTTTGGATCATTTTTTCAGCAACGTTTGCGAGCTTGATTTGGTCTTTAACTTTCACAAG GTCTATCTGATACTTGATGAATTCATTCTTGCTGGAGAGCTCCAAGAAACAAGCAAGAAG GCGATAATAGAAAGAATGGGAGAACTAGAAAAACTGGAGTGA
- the LOC18788756 gene encoding WEB family protein At1g75720 isoform X1 translates to MENNNETAAAGVQVQGVRRMKRAEIDTRQPFRSVKEAVSLFGEKFLAGELYATQLKQMQNGAHENGHRHGPASRIGSVTAELEETKQSLQKAREESELMENCLSSLKQELERTKRELHQLKEREYEKQFVEAEIIEDVRNIVEDSDSTKFEMKTQTSDEEEGSFEFQNKRYVTFANPPSLAQVKIAQGLGVDEKLQRHPSLSLKKKKNKPFIPLIAGMFSKKKGGPQVAYP, encoded by the exons ATGGAGAATAACAATgaaacagcagcagcaggagTGCAAGTGCAAGGTGTGAGGAGGATGAAGAGGGCGGAGATTGATACACGGCAACCATTCCGATCTGTCAAAGAAGCTGTTTCATTGTTCGGTGAAAAGTTTCTTGCAGGGGAACTCTATGCCACCCAGCTCAAACAG ATGCAGAATGGAGCACATGAAAATGGGCATCGGCATGGCCCTGCATCCAGAATTGGAAGCGTGACAGCGGAGCTAGAGGAGACAAAACAAAGCCTCCAAAAAGCCAGAGAAGAAAGCGAGCTCATGGAAAATTGCCTTTCATCTCTAAAACAGGAGCTTGAACGGACAAAGCGAGAGCTCCATCAGTTGAAGGAAAGGGAATATGAGAAACAGTTTGTAGAAGCGGAGATCATCGAAGACGTTAGGAATATAGTTGAAGACTCAGACTCAACcaaatttgaaatgaaaacacaaacatctgatgaggaagaaggaagctttgagtttcaaaacaaaagataTGTGACATTTGCAAATCCACCTTCCCTTGCGCAAGTAAAGATCGCACAAGGTTTAGGTGTTGATGAAAAATTGCAAAGACacccttctctttctctcaagaagaagaaaaacaagccaTTCATTCCTCTAATAGCCGGGATGTTTTCTAAGAAGAAAGGAGGCCCACAAGTAGCCTATCCTTGA
- the LOC18792815 gene encoding ABC transporter E family member 2: protein MADRLTRIAIVSSDRCKPKKCRQECKKSCPVVKTGKLCIEVTPASKIAFISEELCIGCGICVKKCPFEAIQIINLPKDLDKDTTHRYGPNTFKLHRLPVPRPGQVLGLVGTNGIGKSTALKVLAGKLKPNLGRFNNPPDWQEILTYFRGSELQNYFTRILEDNLKAIIKPQYVDHIPKAVQGNVGEVLSQKDERDMKEELCADLELNQVIDRNVGDLSGGELQRFAIAVVAIQNAEIYMFDEPSSYLDVKQRLKAAQVVRSLLRPNSYVIVVEHDLSVLDYLSDFICCLYGKPGAYGVVTLPFSVREGINIFLAGFVPTENLRFRDESLTFKVAETPQESAEEIETYARYKYPSMTKTQGNFRLRVVEGEFTDSQIIVMLGENGTGKTTFIRMLAGLLKPDIVEDSNVEIPEFNVSYKPQKISPKFQSTVRHLLHSKIRDSYTHPQFMSDVMKPLLIEQLMDQEVVNLSGGELQRVALCLCLGKPADIYLIDEPSAYLDSEQRIVASKVIKRFILHAKKTAFVVEHDFIMATYLADRVIVYEGKPSIDCVANSPQSLLTGMNLFLSHLDITFRRDPTNYRPRINKLESTKDREQKAAGSYYYLDD, encoded by the exons ATGGCAGATCGGTTAACCCGTATAGCAATAGTGAGCTCCGACAGATGCAAGCCTAAGAAGTGCCGCCAGGAATGCAAGAAGAGCTGTCCTGTCGTCAAGACTG GTAAACTATGTATCGAGGTTACCCCTGCATCCAAGATTGCTTTTATCTCAGAAGAATTGTGCATTGGGTGTGGTATCTGTGTTAAG AAATGCCCATTTGAAGCAATCCAAATTATCAACTTGCCAAAGGATTTAGACAAAGATACAACACATCGTTATGGGCCTAACACTTTCAAACTACACAG GTTACCAGTCCCAAGGCCAGGGCAAGTACTTGGTTTGGTTGGAACTAATGGCATTGGGAAGTCAACTGCCCTAAAAGTTTTGGCTGGAAAGTTGAAACCAAATTTAGGTCGTTTCAAT AATCCTCCAGACTGGCAGGAAATTTTGACCTACTTTCGAGGATCTGAGTTGCAGAATTATTTTACTCGTATCCTGGAAGACAATTTGAAG GCCATTATAAAGCCCCAGTATGTTGATCACATTCCGAAAGCAGTTCAAGGAAATGTTGGGGAGGTGCTCAGCCAGAAAGATGAAAGGGATATGAAGGAAGAACTATGTGCTGATCTTGAGCTGAACCAGGTTATAGATCGTAATGTAGGGGATTTATCAGGTGGGGAGCTTCAAAGATTTGCCATTGCTGTCGTTGCCATACAGAATGCAGAGATATATATGTTTGACGAACCTTCAAGTTATCTTGATGTGAAACAGAGGCTTAAAGCAGCCCAAGTTGTCCGATCTTTGCTCAGGCCTAATAg CTATGTAATTGTTGTGGAGCATGATCTTAGTGTCTTGGATTACTTATCAGACTTCATTTGCTGTTTATACGGGAAACCGGGTGCATATGGAGTTGTAACTCTTCCTTTCTCAGTTAGAGAAGGAATTAACATCTTCTTGGCCGGATTTGTTCCTACAGAAAATCTTAGGTTCCGGGATGAATCTCTGACCTTTAAG GTTGCTGAGACTCCACAGGAAAGTGCTGAGGAAATTGAGACATATGCACGATATAAATACCCATCTATGACTAAAACTCAGGGAAACTTTAGGCTTCGTGTTGTTGAGGGAGAATTTACGGATTCTCAAATTATTGTTATGCTGGGTGAGAATGGAACAGGGAAGACAACATTTATCCGTATGCTG GCTGGTCTACTGAAACCTGATATTGTAGAAGATTCCAATGTGGAGATACCTGAATTCAATGTTTCTTACAAACCCCAGAAAATCAGTCCAAAATTTCAATCCACTGTCAGACACTTGTTACATTCAAAAATTCGTGATTCATATACCCATCCCCAGTTTATGTCAGATGTGATGAAGCCTCTTCTTATTGAACAATTGATGGATCAAGAAGTTGTGAATCTCTCTGGTGGAGAGCTGCAAAGGGTTGCATTATGCCTATGCCTCGGGAAG CCTGCAGATATCTATCTTATAGATGAACCAAGTGCCTATCTTGATTCTGAGCAGCGTATTGTTGCTTCAAAAGTCATAAAGAGGTTTATCCTACATGCTAAGAAAACTGCATTTGTGGTTGAACATGACTTTATTATGGCTACCTACTTGGCAGATAGAGTTATTGTCTATGAGGGGAAGCCATCAATTGATTGTGTTGCAAATTCTCCACAGTCATTATTGACTGGGATGAATCTATTCTTATCT CATCTTGATATTACATTTCGACGTGACCCCACTAACTACCGCCCAAGAATCAACAAATTGGAGTCAACGAAGGATAGGGAACAAAAAGCTGCTGGATCCTATTATTACTTGGATGATTGA
- the LOC18792370 gene encoding hexokinase-2, chloroplastic isoform X1 has product MSVAATPPAVGPFYLRRRSPSTAMSMPRFRMAVRSAAVSVTPLLTKLHNDSATPLPLLRHVADAMAADMRAGLAVDGGSDLKMILSYVDSLPSGNEEGLFYALDLGGTNFRVLRVQLGGKQERVIATEFDQVSIPKELMFGTSEQLFDFIASGLAKFAQKEGNKFHLPTGTKREIGFTFSFPVKQTSIDSGILIKWTKGFSVSGTAGKDVVACLNEAMERRGLDMRVSALINDAVGTLAGARYWDDDVMVAVILGTGTNACYVERADAIPKLQGQVSSSGRTIINTEWGAFSDGLPLTEFDREMDAASINPGEQIFEKTISGMYLGEIVRRVLVKMAEADALFGESVPEKLSTPFALRTPDICAMQQDISDDLQDVGSILYNVAGVESNLSARKIVVDVCDTVVKRGGRLAGAGIVGILQKMEEDSKGLIFGKRTVVAMDGGLYENYPQYRRYLQEAVTELLGTEISKNVVIEHSKDGSGIGAALLAAANSQYA; this is encoded by the exons ATGTCAGTTGCTGCCACGCCCCCAGCCGTTGGACCTTTCTACCTCAGGCGCCGATCACCTAGTACGGCCATGTCCATGCCTCGCTTTAGGATGGCCGTCCGATCTGCTGCCGTTTCTGTCACTCCGCTGTTGACCAAGCTACACAACGACTCTGCCACTCCTTTGCCCCTCCTGCGCCACGTGGCAGACGCCATGGCCGCCGACATGCGAGCCGGGCTTGCCGTGGATGGTGGGAGTGACCTCAAGATGATACTCAGCTATGTTGACAGCCTCCCAAGCGG GAATGAGGAGGGGTTGTTTTATGCACTGGATCTTGGAGGCACAAACTTCAGGGTGCTGAGGGTACAACTAGGCGGCAAACAAGAGCGTGTGATTGCCACCGAATTCGACCAGGTTTCGATTCCTAAAGAGCTTATGTTTGGCACCTCAGAG CAACTGTTTGATTTCATTGCTTCTGGGCTGGCAAAATTTGCACAAAAAGAGGGTAATAAATTCCACCTTCCAACCGGTACAAAAAGGGAGATTGGATTCACATTTTCATTTCCTGTGAAGCAGACCTCCATTGACTCTGGCATACTAATTAAGTGGACAAAGGGTTTTTCTGTTTCTGGAACG GCAGGGAAAGATGTGGTTGCTTGTTTGAATGAGGCTATGGAAAGGCGGGGACTTGATATGCGGGTGTCTGCCCTG ATTAATGATGCGGTTGGAACATTAGCTGGAGCAAGATATTGGGATGATGATGTCATGGTTGCTGTTATATTGGGTACTGGAACCAATGCTTGCTATGTTGAACGGGCAGATGCTATCCCGAAACTACAGGGTCAGGTTTCTTCTTCTGGCAGAACG ATTATTAACACTGAGTGGGGAGCATTCTCAGATGGTCTTCCTTTGACTGAATTTGATAGAGAAATGGATGCTGCTAGTATCAATCCTGGTGAGCAG atctttgagaaaacaatttCTGGAATGTATCTGGGTGAAATTGTACGAAGAGTGTTAGTGAAGATGGCTGAAGCAGATGCTTTGTTTGGTGAATCTGTCCCAGAAAAACTATCAACACCTTTTGCACTCAG GACCCCAGATATATGTGCTATGCAGCAAGATATATCTGATGACCTTCAAGATGTTGGATCAATCCTATACAATGTAGCAGGG GTTGAGTCAAATCTAAGTGCAAGAAAGATTGTGGTGGATGTATGTGACACCGTCGTGAAGCGAGGTGGGCGCTTAGCTGGTGCAGGAATAGTAGGGATACTTCAAAAGATGGAGGAGGATTCAAAAGGTCTCATCTTTGGCAAGAGGACAGTGGTGGCAATGGATGGAGGGTTGTATGAAAACTATCCTCAATACAGAAGATATTTGCAAGAGGCAGTGACAGAGCTTCTTGGGACAGAGATTTCAAAGAATGTGGTCATAGAACATTCAAAAGATGGGTCTGGCATAGGGGCTGCTCTCTTGGCTGCTGCAAATTCCCAGTATGCATAA